Within Leptospira noumeaensis, the genomic segment GTAACTGGTCTATTTTCGAACGAGGGATGGAACTAAATTCGGGATATAATTTTAGATTTTCTTCGGAATATCTTTTTTTAAGAGAAGATTGGTACATAAGGATCAACTCTTGGAAAAGGGGATGGTTTAAAACTTTGGAAGATTCCTTTTTTGGTTTCATCAGTGGTTATCAATTACAAAACATCATCAAAATAGGTTTCATACCTTTCCAGGTTTACTTTTTTCCCTTTGGGATTGTAGGGGAGAGAATTTATTTTTTTCACATCTAAACCAACGAACAGTGAATAAATGCCTACTGCTAAAGATATGGCCGTTTCCTTTTTGTTTTGGGTAAGGTATTTGACATCACGACTCCGGTTCACATAACCAATTTCAATAAAAGCACAAAGGGCATTGGTATAGGTTGGCAAACTATAAGTGGAAATGTATGGTTTTTGGATGGGTCCAAGTTCTGGATAGGGAGAGTTTTTTTCTTTTAGTTGGACGGGGAGCCCATACTGAACAAAACGCATCAGTTCCTTGGTTACATAGTGGTTGTCACCACCAAACCCTTCTTTTCCCCCTTCCCTTCTCCATTCTTCTTTTTTTCCCTTTTCCCTTTCCCAAAACTTCCCAGTTTCCGAAAAGGATTCATGGTCTTTGGCATAAGGCCCTTGTTTTCCAATTTGTTTTTCCCAATTGGCATCGTCTGCATAACGCCAACTCACCATATTTTGGCGGTATCCTTCGAACTTAGTAAGATCCGTATCTTTGCCATTTTTTTTAGACCAATACCCATGAAAGTAAATCCAAGTATCCGCAATGGCATTCTCTAATTTGGACCAACCCGATTGAAAGATAAGCCATTCCGACCAAGGCCCGTTCGTAAAACTGTTAGCAGAACTTTTTTTATCAGAGATTTTTTTTAACTTAGCGAAGGTTTTATAACCAGGAGTGAGGACAGCCCCCATTCCACCGGTTTGGCCTTTACTTGCTGGATTCAAATGCAGAGACAAAACAAGTTGAGGTTTTTGTTCATTGATTTTGGAAAGTCTTCCCTTTCGCCTGACACCTGTTTTTGGATCAGGAAAGTCATACAACCGGTAAGCAGCATTGGGATCATCAGAAGCCGGATCATCATCAAAGGAAGACTCACGAGTGAGTTTACTTTCCAAAATCACTCGTTGGAAATCTGATGTTTTAGAAAAAAGTTTGAGATAACCTTCAAATTCTTTCCAACCAACCTCTGTTTCCGTCAGTTTTAAAATTCGGTGGACTTCTTTTGCTAAGTCAAGAACCACCTTTCTTTCTGTGACTCCCCCGTGTTCGGTTCCTTGTTTGTAGGTTTCTAAATAGGTTTGAGTGACACTATCGTATTTGTCTCCATGTTGTGCCTTCGGATCTTTAGCAACACCGCCATGTCCCGGATCCACTACGATCCGA encodes:
- a CDS encoding N-acetylmuramoyl-L-alanine amidase, which gives rise to MTIVVVLSSLLFRKLIFFFIFVSIPFSLGAVPVFRIVVDPGHGGVAKDPKAQHGDKYDSVTQTYLETYKQGTEHGGVTERKVVLDLAKEVHRILKLTETEVGWKEFEGYLKLFSKTSDFQRVILESKLTRESSFDDDPASDDPNAAYRLYDFPDPKTGVRRKGRLSKINEQKPQLVLSLHLNPASKGQTGGMGAVLTPGYKTFAKLKKISDKKSSANSFTNGPWSEWLIFQSGWSKLENAIADTWIYFHGYWSKKNGKDTDLTKFEGYRQNMVSWRYADDANWEKQIGKQGPYAKDHESFSETGKFWEREKGKKEEWRREGGKEGFGGDNHYVTKELMRFVQYGLPVQLKEKNSPYPELGPIQKPYISTYSLPTYTNALCAFIEIGYVNRSRDVKYLTQNKKETAISLAVGIYSLFVGLDVKKINSLPYNPKGKKVNLERYETYFDDVL